Below is a genomic region from Streptomyces roseoviridis.
CCGGGATCCTGGTGGCCGACGGACCGCTCGCCCAGATAGCTCGCCCGGCCCTTGCGCGCCCGCAGCGGTACGGTCCCGAGCGCACCGGCCTCCGCGGCCTCGCGGGCCGCCGCGAACGAGGTGGCCAGCCCCTCTGCCGCCGGCACCAGCGCGTCCAGCATCGTCTTGTCGCCCGGCTGCGCCCCGCCCAGCTGCGCCACCGCCGCCACCCCCGCCGTCAGGGCCTCGGCGAGGGCCGCGCGGGACACCCGCTCCGCGTCGCCCAGCGCCTTCCCGGTGCGCCGCAGCAGCGTTCCGTACAAGGGCCCGGACGCCCCGCCCACCGTGGAGATCAGCTGTCGTCCGGCGGCGGTGAGCACCGCGCCCGGCGTCGCCTGCGGGTCCTTCTCCAGGGCCGCCGTGACGGCCGCGAAGCCCCGCTTCAGATTGGCGCCGTGGTCGGCGTCCCCGATCGCCGAGTCCAGTTCCGTCAGCCGGTCCGCCTCCCGGTCCACGGCGGCGGCCGCCGCGGCCATCCAGTCCCGGAAGACCTCGGCCCCGTACTCCGTCGCGTCCGTCTCCGTCGTCACGTCGCCCACTCCGCTCTCGCCCACTCCGCTCTCGCCCACTCCGGCCTCGCCCACTCCGGCCTCCTCCGGCCCGGCCTCACCCGGCCCGGCCTCACCCGGTCGATTCCGGTCCGGTGCGCTGTCGCCCACGCGCCGCTCACCGGCCCCAGCGCAGGGCCGGCGTCCGCACCGGCGCGTCCCACAGGCGCAGCAGCTCCTCGTCCGCCTCGCACAGCGTCACCGAGCAGCCCGCCATGTCCAGCGAGGTCACGTAGTTGCCGACCAGGGTCCGGGCGACCGGCACCCCGCGCTCGCCGAGGACCCTCTGCACCTCGGCGGTGAACCCGTACAGTTCGAGCAGCGGTGTCGCCCCCATCCCGTTCACCAGGGCGAGCACCGGACCCCTCGGACGTAGATCGTCCAGGACCGCGTCGACGGCGAAGTCCGCGATCTCCCCGGAGGTCATCATCGGGCGCCGCTCCCGGCCCGGCTCGCCGTGGATGCCGATGCCCAACTCCAGTTCACCGTCCGGCAGTGCGAAGGTGGGCGAGCCCTTCGCGGGAGTGGTGCAGGCACTCAGCGCCACCCCGAAGCTCCGGGACCGCTCGTTCACCCGCCGGGCGACCGCCTCGACCCGCTCCAGCGGCGCGCCCTCCTCGGCCGCCGCCCCCGCGATCTTCTCCACGAACAGGGTGGCCCCGGTGCCGCGCCGCCCCGCCGTGTACAGGCTGTCGGTCACGGCCACGTCGTCGTCGACGAGCACCTTCGCCACCTGGATGCCCTCGTCCTCCGCCAGCTCGGCGGCCATCTCGAAGTTGAGCACGTCGCCCGTGTAGTTCTTCACCACGAACAGCACACCCGCACCGCTGTCCACCGCGGCCGCCGCCCGCACCATCTGGTCCGGGACCGGAGAGGTGAACACCTCGCCGGGGCAGGCCGCCGCGAGCATCCCCGGGCCGACGAAACCGGCGTGCAGCGGCTCGTGGCCCGAACCGCCGCCCGACACCAGGGCCACCTGACCGGCCACCGGCGCGTCCCGCCGCAGCACGACCCGGTTCTCCACGTCCACCGTCAGCTCGGGATGCACGGCGGCCATCCCGCGCAGCGCGTCGGCGACCACGGTCTCCGGAACATTGATCAACATGCGCATGAGCACCTCCAGGTGAGGTCGTGCGGCACGGCCGGCCCGGCCGGGCGCGGCCGCCCCAGCAGTATCGGTGGCGAACCGGCCGCCCGCCCAGACGGCGGCGATCACCGCGTGGCGCCACCGCGGCGGCGGCGGGATCCTGAAGGGAGAGGGGCCGCGCGGCGGTTCCGCGTGGCCGCGGGCACGAGGAGGCGGACCATGACACGACACCTGGAGTGGAAGGTCGGCGTGGACCTGGTCGAGGAGGGCGGCAGGACCAGGGCGGAGGCGCGCCTGGACACCGGTACGTCGACCCTCACCGGTCACGGCACCGCGCGCTGCAACCCGGCGGACGCGGACGTGCCGGTGATCGGTGACGAACTCGCCGCGGGCAGGGCCATGAAGGATCTGGCCGGACAGCTGATGAGGGAGGCCAACCGGGAGATGGAGGCCGCCGGCGCCGACACCGTGCCGCGGCGCACCGGACCCGGATACGGCTGGCCGGAGGCGGTCGAGTAGCCGGCCGCCCCTCCCCTCGACCCGCCGCCGGGGCGGGAAGAGGTGCGCCCGGCCGCTGTCTGATCACCCGGCCGACGGGCGGCCCGCGGGGCGGGCCCGGCGCGTCCGGCCCGCAGGGCGCGACCCGTTCCGTCCGGCCCGCAGGGCGCGACCCGTTCCGTCCGGCCGCAGGGCCCGTCGGTGCCGCTCGCGCCCGGTGGGTCCGGCGCGTCCGCGGGCCGTCGCGAGCCGTCGCGGTCCGTCCGCCGGCCGTCAGGGTCCGGCCCGTTCGCCGCGCGTCACCGGACGGGCGCTCGCGCGGGGGCGTCGGGGCCCTCGGGCCGCTCCTCGCCGTCGGGCCGGTGGCCGGCCCCGCCCGCGTCCCGGTCCCCGCCCTGGGGCCGGGACGGTTCCCCGGCCTTCTCCTCGCCCGGCTCCTCGTCCTCGTACACCAGCCGGTCGACGACCTCCACCACGCCGTCCACGTCCTCGCAGAGCCGTACGAAGATCGGCGCGAGACCGCGGCGCGGCAGCCTGCCGCTCAGCGTCACCCGGCCCTCGGCCACGTCGATGTGGAGGGAGGCGGGGGAGAGGCCCAGGATGCGGGTGACGACGTCCTCCAGGATCTCCTCCTGGATGGCGCGGTCACGGCGCAGGAAGAGCTGGATCAGATCGCTGCGGCTGAGGACACCGATCAGACGTCCGTCCGCGTCCACCACGGGCAGCCGCTTCACCCGGTGCCGCTCCATGAGCCGCGCCGCCTCCACCGCCGTCCAGGACGGGCGGGCGACGACCACCGGACTCGACATCATGGCCTCCGCGGTGCTGGGGCCGTCCTTGTCGGTGTGCCGCCGCAGCAGGTCCGCCTCGGAGACGACGCCCACCGGCCGGTTGTCCTCGTCGACCACGGGCACGGCGGTGATGCCGTACTCGTCGAGCAGCCGCGCGATCTCCTTGAACGGAGTGCCCGGCTGGACCGCGACCGCGGTCGGTGTCATGAGGTCGGCGACACTGCGGTGCCTCATCGTTGGTCCGTCCCTTCTCGGCTCCTTCGTTCATGATCCCTCACGCGGGAGGGCCGGGGACCCGAGGACCGCGGGGCAGGGCGCCGGTGAGGCCCGGTCCAGCGGCGCGGACGTGGCCGGCACCGGCGGGCGGGCACGCCGCGCGGGCGGGGATCCACCAGGTCAGGCACCCTCACCCCCGCCGCGCGCCCCCGTACGGCGCACCGGGCGCCTTGTGGCGTCGTCGATCCCGGAAGACCCGCACGAGGTACGCGCGTCGAGCGCCGCCGCGCCCGGAGACGGCTGCCCGACCGTACGAGGAGGGGCCGCACGAGGAGGGGCCCGTACGAGGAGGGGTGCGGCTCCCGCAGGAGGTACGGGCCGGAGCCCGCCGTCGACGGCCAAGCGGCCGACCACACGGCTCCCGCGAGGCGTACGGGCGGGGGTCTCGCCCTGCGGGCCCGGGGTGTGCTCGGCGGGGCGGCGCCTTGGCGGGCCGTGGCGTCGGGCACGACCCCGTACCCC
It encodes:
- a CDS encoding DUF1876 domain-containing protein, whose translation is MTRHLEWKVGVDLVEEGGRTRAEARLDTGTSTLTGHGTARCNPADADVPVIGDELAAGRAMKDLAGQLMREANREMEAAGADTVPRRTGPGYGWPEAVE
- a CDS encoding CBS domain-containing protein, which codes for MRHRSVADLMTPTAVAVQPGTPFKEIARLLDEYGITAVPVVDEDNRPVGVVSEADLLRRHTDKDGPSTAEAMMSSPVVVARPSWTAVEAARLMERHRVKRLPVVDADGRLIGVLSRSDLIQLFLRRDRAIQEEILEDVVTRILGLSPASLHIDVAEGRVTLSGRLPRRGLAPIFVRLCEDVDGVVEVVDRLVYEDEEPGEEKAGEPSRPQGGDRDAGGAGHRPDGEERPEGPDAPARAPVR
- the dhaL gene encoding dihydroxyacetone kinase subunit DhaL; the protein is MAAAAAAVDREADRLTELDSAIGDADHGANLKRGFAAVTAALEKDPQATPGAVLTAAGRQLISTVGGASGPLYGTLLRRTGKALGDAERVSRAALAEALTAGVAAVAQLGGAQPGDKTMLDALVPAAEGLATSFAAAREAAEAGALGTVPLRARKGRASYLGERSVGHQDPGATSSALLVAALAEVTA
- the dhaK gene encoding dihydroxyacetone kinase subunit DhaK, which produces MRMLINVPETVVADALRGMAAVHPELTVDVENRVVLRRDAPVAGQVALVSGGGSGHEPLHAGFVGPGMLAAACPGEVFTSPVPDQMVRAAAAVDSGAGVLFVVKNYTGDVLNFEMAAELAEDEGIQVAKVLVDDDVAVTDSLYTAGRRGTGATLFVEKIAGAAAEEGAPLERVEAVARRVNERSRSFGVALSACTTPAKGSPTFALPDGELELGIGIHGEPGRERRPMMTSGEIADFAVDAVLDDLRPRGPVLALVNGMGATPLLELYGFTAEVQRVLGERGVPVARTLVGNYVTSLDMAGCSVTLCEADEELLRLWDAPVRTPALRWGR